One genomic region from Fictibacillus marinisediminis encodes:
- a CDS encoding YpdA family putative bacillithiol disulfide reductase: MKYDVCIIGGGPCGLSAAIAVKEKGLSYVVIEKGNIVESIYNYPTHQTFFSTSEKLEIGGVPFVNEERKPRRIHALTYYREVAKRKELNIRTFEKVTAVQKGDSTTYHVQTETAKGDSNEYEAKAVIIATGYYDNPTYMNIQGEQQQHVFHYFKEGHPYYDKDVTVIGGKNSAVDTALELQKAGARVTVLYRGEDYSKSVKPWVLPEFVAHVNSGKIAMHFQSNVLEIGKNTVTFDKNGKKETVKADFVFAMTGYHPDHGFLEKIGIHIDHETGRPAHNPETMETNVENVFICGVIAAGNNANEIFIENGRFHGGLIADTLSASHQ, from the coding sequence ATGAAGTACGATGTTTGTATTATTGGCGGGGGGCCGTGCGGCTTATCCGCAGCCATCGCTGTGAAGGAAAAAGGGCTTTCCTATGTGGTGATCGAGAAGGGGAATATCGTGGAGTCAATCTATAACTACCCGACTCACCAAACGTTTTTCAGCACTAGTGAAAAGCTTGAAATTGGTGGTGTACCTTTTGTCAATGAGGAAAGAAAACCGAGAAGAATCCACGCACTGACTTACTATCGCGAGGTGGCCAAACGGAAAGAACTGAACATCCGCACGTTTGAGAAAGTAACTGCTGTACAAAAAGGGGACAGTACAACATATCATGTCCAGACAGAAACGGCTAAAGGTGACTCCAATGAATACGAGGCGAAAGCTGTTATAATTGCGACAGGATACTATGATAATCCGACCTATATGAACATACAAGGTGAGCAGCAGCAGCATGTTTTTCATTATTTTAAGGAAGGTCATCCTTATTATGATAAAGATGTGACGGTGATCGGCGGAAAAAACTCTGCGGTCGATACAGCGCTTGAACTTCAAAAAGCCGGTGCGAGGGTGACAGTTCTCTACCGGGGTGAAGATTATTCCAAGAGTGTAAAACCATGGGTATTGCCTGAGTTTGTAGCGCATGTAAACAGTGGCAAGATCGCCATGCACTTTCAGTCGAACGTTCTTGAAATCGGCAAAAATACAGTAACCTTTGATAAAAACGGAAAAAAAGAAACGGTTAAGGCAGATTTTGTGTTTGCTATGACAGGATATCATCCGGATCACGGGTTCCTTGAAAAAATCGGTATCCATATTGACCATGAAACGGGCCGGCCCGCCCACAATCCTGAGACGATGGAAACGAATGTGGAAAATGTGTTCATCTGCGGTGTCATTGCTGCAGGCAACAATGCTAATGAGATCTTTATTGAGAATGGAAGGTTCCATGGCGGACTGATCGCCGATACGTTATCGGCATCTCATCAATAA
- a CDS encoding genetic competence negative regulator, translating into MRVERLTYNKIKIFLTFDDLKERGISKDEIWQDIPKVHQLFRDMMTEADDEVGFKADGPIAVEVFALPAQGMVVIVTKGHNEYELEDEYDEDYIEMQVTLDESDEIFYEFSSFEDVISLAKRLGQLSIDGGTLYSFENCFYLKFEEQDLPDIELDTLIALLAEFGSSSTITSYRVIEYGKALMESNAISQINSYFN; encoded by the coding sequence ATGCGGGTAGAGCGATTAACTTATAACAAGATCAAGATCTTCCTAACGTTTGATGATTTAAAAGAACGCGGAATCTCCAAAGATGAAATATGGCAGGATATTCCTAAAGTTCACCAACTATTCAGAGATATGATGACCGAAGCAGACGACGAAGTGGGATTCAAAGCAGACGGACCGATTGCTGTTGAAGTTTTTGCTTTACCGGCGCAAGGAATGGTGGTCATTGTGACAAAAGGTCATAACGAGTATGAACTCGAAGATGAATATGATGAAGACTATATTGAAATGCAAGTAACCTTGGATGAAAGTGACGAAATCTTCTATGAATTTTCTTCCTTTGAAGATGTCATCTCATTGGCAAAACGCCTTGGTCAGCTCAGCATTGACGGTGGGACACTCTATTCATTTGAAAACTGTTTCTATCTGAAGTTTGAAGAACAGGATCTTCCCGATATTGAACTGGATACACTCATTGCATTGTTAGCTGAATTTGGCAGTTCTTCTACCATTACGAGCTACAGAGTGATCGAATATGGCAAAGCCTTGATGGAAAGCAATGCAATTTCCCAAATCAATTCTTATTTTAATTAA
- a CDS encoding D-alanine--D-alanine ligase family protein, which yields MKIAVLYGGVSAEREVSLSSGKQIMNALEAKGHEVIGVDFHPDRLEEIIQLNADIVFIGLHGKYGEDGKLQSLLDMLKIPYVGSGVLASALAMDKARSKQFFKNAGIRTAKEVVLEKKLYREDKLDVPFGFPLVVKPNHEGSTIGLTIAKNKDEMLKGIASALLHDHTVMVEEFVSGKEVTVAVMGEKGSVNALPVVEIVPKNEYYDYESKYAEGGSVHYVPARLDEKTTSLLQKQAVLAHEVLGCEVYSRVDFIIPSDGSEPVILEVNTLPGMTPTSLFPDAAKEVGLSYPDMIEKLIQLSLQK from the coding sequence ATGAAAATTGCAGTTTTATACGGAGGAGTATCCGCTGAGCGCGAGGTATCCTTATCTAGTGGAAAACAGATTATGAACGCTTTGGAAGCGAAAGGGCATGAAGTAATCGGAGTGGACTTTCATCCTGATCGACTGGAAGAAATCATTCAGCTGAATGCAGATATCGTATTCATCGGATTGCATGGAAAATACGGTGAGGACGGCAAGCTGCAAAGCTTGCTTGATATGCTGAAGATTCCTTATGTTGGTTCTGGTGTTCTTGCATCGGCGCTGGCAATGGATAAAGCCCGTTCCAAACAGTTTTTTAAAAATGCTGGAATCCGAACGGCTAAAGAGGTTGTTTTGGAGAAAAAGCTATACCGCGAGGATAAACTCGATGTTCCTTTCGGATTTCCTCTTGTTGTCAAACCGAATCATGAGGGATCTACGATTGGATTGACCATCGCAAAAAACAAAGATGAAATGCTGAAAGGCATCGCTTCAGCCCTTTTGCATGATCATACAGTTATGGTTGAAGAATTTGTATCCGGCAAAGAAGTGACAGTGGCGGTTATGGGGGAAAAAGGAAGTGTCAATGCTCTCCCTGTCGTTGAGATTGTCCCGAAAAATGAGTATTACGATTATGAATCCAAGTATGCGGAAGGCGGAAGTGTACATTATGTACCGGCACGCCTTGATGAAAAAACCACATCATTGCTTCAGAAACAAGCCGTTTTGGCTCATGAGGTATTGGGGTGCGAAGTTTATTCCAGGGTTGATTTCATTATTCCGAGCGACGGAAGTGAACCTGTCATTCTTGAAGTCAATACGCTGCCGGGAATGACACCAACCAGCTTATTCCCGGACGCGGCGAAAGAAGTAGGTCTTTCTTACCCTGATATGATCGAGAAGCTCATTCAGCTTTCGCTTCAAAAATAA
- the sleB gene encoding spore cortex-lytic enzyme, which translates to MKKPMRYIKRTLFFLVAMSCIMAGYTPETTHAFTPQVIQKGATGEDVVELQSRLQYIGYYNGPIDGVFSWRTYWALRNFQYENGLKIDGLAGFTTKKKLADQTKFNYGWVHKQIRKGNKFTTYGGVPKEKQVKQGGGKKAAQPARPGKKAAAAKPGNKPAAKVSKPRPGKNIPDGYSQNDINLIANAVYGESRGEPYIGQVAVAAVIINRVESPEFPNTVSGVIFEPGAFTAVADGQIYLTPNQKAKKAVMDALNGWDPTGEALYYFNPDTATSGWIWTRPQIKKIGKHIYTK; encoded by the coding sequence ATGAAAAAACCAATGCGTTACATAAAACGTACGCTGTTTTTTTTAGTTGCTATGTCATGTATTATGGCCGGATACACTCCGGAGACCACTCATGCCTTTACGCCCCAAGTCATCCAAAAAGGTGCCACGGGTGAAGACGTAGTGGAGCTGCAGTCAAGGCTGCAATATATCGGATATTACAATGGCCCCATAGATGGTGTCTTCAGCTGGAGAACCTATTGGGCTCTGCGTAATTTCCAGTATGAGAACGGGTTAAAGATTGATGGGCTCGCTGGGTTTACAACAAAGAAGAAGCTGGCGGACCAGACAAAATTCAATTATGGATGGGTTCATAAGCAGATCCGCAAAGGCAATAAGTTTACCACTTATGGCGGCGTTCCAAAAGAAAAGCAAGTCAAACAGGGAGGCGGGAAGAAGGCAGCCCAGCCTGCAAGACCAGGGAAAAAAGCTGCAGCGGCAAAGCCAGGCAACAAGCCGGCTGCTAAAGTAAGCAAGCCGAGACCAGGCAAAAACATCCCCGATGGCTATTCTCAGAATGATATTAATTTGATAGCAAACGCCGTTTACGGTGAGTCCCGAGGAGAACCTTATATCGGCCAGGTTGCTGTAGCAGCTGTCATTATCAACCGGGTGGAAAGTCCGGAGTTTCCTAATACCGTATCAGGCGTCATTTTTGAACCAGGTGCGTTCACAGCCGTTGCAGACGGACAGATTTACCTGACGCCGAATCAGAAAGCGAAAAAAGCTGTGATGGATGCTCTGAACGGATGGGATCCGACAGGAGAAGCGCTTTATTATTTCAATCCTGATACAGCGACATCCGGATGGATCTGGACAAGGCCTCAAATCAAAAAAATTGGTAAGCACATCTATACCAAATAA
- a CDS encoding Glu/Leu/Phe/Val family dehydrogenase — translation MAWMMDEYSRIREFDSPGFITGKPLVLGGSHGRETATAKGVTICIREAAAKRGFEIEGARVVIQGFGNAGSFLAKFMHDSGAKVIGISDAYGALHDPEGLDIDYLLERRDSFGTVTKLFKDTISNKELLELDCDILVPAAIENQITAENAHNIKASIVVEAANGPTTLEGTKILTERGILLVPDVLASAGGVTVSYFEWVQNNQGYYWTEEEVEEKLETVMVKSFNNVYTTAMNRKVNMRLAAYMVGVRKMAEASRFRGWI, via the coding sequence ATGGCTTGGATGATGGATGAATACAGCCGGATCAGAGAATTTGACTCACCTGGCTTCATCACAGGCAAGCCGCTTGTTCTAGGCGGTTCACACGGCCGTGAAACAGCTACAGCGAAAGGGGTAACAATCTGCATTCGTGAAGCAGCTGCAAAACGGGGGTTTGAAATTGAGGGTGCAAGAGTCGTTATCCAGGGATTCGGAAACGCAGGCAGCTTCTTAGCGAAGTTTATGCATGATTCAGGCGCAAAAGTCATTGGGATCTCTGATGCTTATGGTGCACTCCACGATCCAGAAGGCCTTGATATTGACTATCTCTTGGAAAGGCGCGACAGCTTTGGTACGGTTACTAAATTATTCAAAGATACCATTTCCAACAAAGAGCTTTTAGAACTGGATTGCGATATTCTTGTTCCTGCAGCGATTGAAAATCAGATTACAGCAGAAAATGCCCATAATATTAAAGCTTCTATCGTAGTCGAAGCAGCCAATGGCCCTACAACACTTGAAGGAACAAAGATTTTGACAGAGCGCGGCATCCTTCTTGTACCGGACGTGCTGGCAAGTGCCGGCGGTGTAACGGTTTCCTATTTCGAATGGGTACAGAACAACCAGGGATATTATTGGACAGAAGAAGAAGTAGAAGAGAAGCTTGAAACTGTAATGGTGAAATCTTTTAATAACGTTTACACAACGGCCATGAATCGTAAAGTAAATATGCGCCTCGCAGCCTATATGGTAGGCGTGCGCAAGATGGCTGAAGCCTCCCGTTTCAGAGGATGGATTTAA
- the cmk gene encoding (d)CMP kinase, which translates to MNKKLKIAIDGPAGAGKSTVAKLVADKLSYIYIDTGAMYRALTYKALSSNSDLHNGSMLQSLLKETNIELEITGDGQAVILDGRDVSKEIRSSEVTNNVSFVATPQEVREEMVRRQQELASEGGVVMDGRDIGTHVMPDAELKVFLIASVEERAKRRYDENTSKGHETDLEKLKEEISLRDKRDSEREFAPLKKADDAIELDTTSMSIQDVVNEILHLVSERAG; encoded by the coding sequence ATGAACAAGAAATTAAAGATCGCTATTGACGGCCCAGCAGGAGCGGGCAAAAGTACAGTTGCAAAATTGGTCGCGGACAAGCTTTCCTATATATACATAGACACGGGTGCGATGTACCGGGCATTAACCTACAAAGCCCTGTCTTCCAATTCTGATCTGCATAACGGCAGCATGCTGCAATCTCTTCTAAAAGAAACGAACATAGAATTAGAGATTACAGGAGACGGCCAGGCTGTCATCCTAGATGGAAGGGATGTCTCCAAAGAAATTAGAAGCTCGGAAGTGACGAACAACGTTTCCTTTGTCGCTACTCCGCAAGAGGTCAGAGAAGAGATGGTCAGGCGGCAGCAGGAACTTGCAAGCGAAGGCGGAGTAGTAATGGACGGCCGTGACATCGGCACCCATGTTATGCCTGATGCTGAATTGAAGGTATTTTTGATCGCATCTGTAGAAGAGCGTGCGAAACGAAGATATGATGAAAATACAAGCAAAGGGCATGAAACCGATCTTGAGAAACTGAAAGAAGAGATCAGCCTCCGCGATAAACGCGATTCAGAACGCGAGTTTGCTCCGTTAAAAAAAGCGGATGACGCGATTGAGCTTGACACCACATCAATGTCCATTCAAGATGTTGTTAATGAAATCCTTCATTTGGTGAGTGAAAGGGCTGGATAA
- a CDS encoding DUF5359 family protein, translating into MKKIEGFLIKLAIIHFAFLILSQWILTHDTWKRNVNKSIYYEGVIKGKNPGTMETIDR; encoded by the coding sequence TTGAAAAAAATTGAAGGTTTTCTCATAAAGCTGGCCATTATCCATTTTGCATTCCTGATCCTTTCACAATGGATACTGACTCATGACACTTGGAAACGGAACGTAAACAAAAGTATTTATTATGAAGGCGTCATTAAAGGAAAGAACCCAGGCACTATGGAAACCATAGACCGCTAG
- a CDS encoding flagellar brake protein: protein MFAIGDTLFLEPAVSDHGTRYKCKVMELSDEQIYIDYPFNEKTGKMEFFMNGTAFKATIYHDDQNVYMFHTELCGRKIDRIPLLAIHYPVENSLVKLQRRQFIRIETMLDLAVHPLEEPSSFAPFTSVTSDISAGGLRIVLQEGHPLQEGMQVLCGVVLPMQTGAIHYLKAECRVLRILHDGEREKASVHFENLGEAAQQNLVRYCFEQQLAEKKKLLNE from the coding sequence TTGTTTGCTATAGGAGACACTCTATTTTTAGAGCCGGCAGTATCGGATCACGGTACGCGCTACAAATGTAAAGTGATGGAACTGTCGGATGAACAGATCTATATTGATTATCCGTTCAATGAAAAAACAGGGAAAATGGAATTTTTCATGAATGGAACAGCATTCAAAGCAACAATTTATCATGATGATCAAAATGTATATATGTTTCATACTGAACTATGCGGACGCAAGATCGACAGGATTCCGCTCTTGGCCATCCATTATCCGGTTGAAAATTCGCTGGTAAAGCTGCAGCGGAGGCAATTTATCAGAATCGAGACCATGCTGGATCTTGCGGTTCATCCATTAGAGGAACCCTCTTCTTTTGCTCCCTTCACTTCTGTCACTTCAGATATCAGTGCGGGAGGGCTAAGAATTGTTTTGCAGGAAGGGCATCCTTTACAGGAAGGGATGCAGGTTTTATGCGGTGTGGTTCTTCCTATGCAGACAGGCGCTATCCATTATCTGAAGGCAGAATGCAGAGTGCTGCGGATCCTGCATGACGGAGAGAGAGAAAAGGCATCTGTCCATTTTGAAAATCTGGGGGAAGCCGCACAGCAAAACCTTGTCCGCTATTGTTTTGAACAGCAGCTTGCTGAGAAAAAGAAGCTTTTAAACGAATAG
- the prsW gene encoding glutamic-type intramembrane protease PrsW — protein sequence MLGIVSAGVAPAVALLAFFYLKDKYETEPVSMVIRLYIFGALLVFPIMVIQFGFKEEMMVSSFTEGFFLSALLEEFLKWFLVFYCAYQHAEFNEPYDGIVYAVALSLGFASMENIFYLYVHGVNEAMGRALMPVSSHALFGVISGYYFGKAKFSSGSRKKVFLSLSIIIPFGLHGIYNWILLVFEKDFLIAMLPFMLFLWWLGLKKVKLANAHKTAWLTRHKNVGS from the coding sequence ATGTTAGGAATTGTTTCGGCAGGGGTCGCTCCTGCTGTCGCCCTGCTTGCTTTCTTTTATTTAAAAGATAAATATGAAACCGAGCCTGTTTCTATGGTCATTCGATTATATATTTTTGGAGCTTTGCTTGTTTTTCCGATCATGGTCATCCAATTTGGATTTAAAGAGGAAATGATGGTTTCTTCTTTTACAGAAGGCTTTTTTCTTTCTGCTCTGCTCGAAGAGTTTCTGAAGTGGTTTCTTGTTTTCTATTGCGCTTATCAGCATGCCGAATTCAATGAGCCTTATGACGGTATCGTTTATGCCGTGGCCTTATCCCTTGGGTTCGCTTCAATGGAGAACATTTTTTACCTGTACGTGCATGGGGTTAACGAAGCGATGGGCAGAGCTTTAATGCCGGTTTCCAGCCATGCGCTTTTCGGAGTCATCAGTGGTTATTACTTTGGAAAGGCCAAGTTTTCATCCGGTTCCCGGAAAAAGGTGTTTTTAAGTCTTTCGATCATAATTCCGTTCGGACTGCATGGAATCTATAACTGGATTCTGCTTGTTTTTGAAAAAGACTTTCTCATCGCCATGCTGCCTTTCATGCTGTTCTTATGGTGGCTGGGACTAAAAAAAGTGAAGCTCGCAAATGCCCATAAAACAGCCTGGCTGACACGGCATAAAAATGTAGGATCCTAA
- the rpsA gene encoding 30S ribosomal protein S1 has protein sequence MADELNTSLEETKVLEVGDVVEGTVLKVEDKLAIIDVGYKQDAVLPVNEISNVFVEKASDFLKEGDKVAVKVTSLTEEQLTVSKKAVDTVMSWEELKQKFDQNETFEVTVHEVVKGGLVVDLGVRGFIPASMVEKRFIEDFSDYKNRALTVKIMELDEEKNRVILSHRAVEEELESQRKQELLNNLDSGQVLDGTVQRLTDFGAFVDIGGLDGLVHISQLSHKRVDNPSEVVSEGDAVKVKVLSVDRDNERVSLSIKETQPGPWESLESGLAPGKVIQGTVKRLVSFGAFVEIAQGVEGLVHISEISSRHIGSPGEVLSEGEKVNVKVLDIDRKEKRISLSIRAAQEAKEQQNIRENFPKEEKGFSLADMIGDQLKGLKKD, from the coding sequence ATGGCTGATGAGTTGAACACAAGTTTAGAAGAGACAAAAGTGCTCGAAGTTGGAGATGTAGTTGAAGGGACTGTCTTAAAGGTTGAAGATAAGCTGGCCATTATAGATGTGGGCTACAAGCAGGATGCTGTATTGCCTGTGAATGAAATCTCCAATGTTTTCGTAGAAAAAGCATCAGATTTTCTAAAAGAAGGAGATAAAGTGGCGGTAAAAGTCACATCTCTTACTGAAGAACAGCTCACCGTTTCCAAAAAAGCGGTCGACACTGTCATGTCCTGGGAAGAACTGAAACAAAAGTTTGATCAGAATGAAACATTTGAAGTAACGGTTCATGAAGTTGTAAAAGGAGGACTCGTCGTCGATCTTGGCGTACGCGGTTTCATCCCCGCATCCATGGTCGAAAAAAGGTTCATTGAAGACTTCAGTGATTACAAAAACCGAGCTCTGACGGTTAAAATTATGGAGCTCGATGAAGAGAAAAACCGCGTCATTCTTTCCCATCGCGCCGTCGAGGAAGAGCTGGAATCACAGCGGAAACAAGAGCTCCTGAACAATTTGGATTCCGGCCAAGTGCTTGATGGCACTGTACAGCGTTTAACCGATTTCGGTGCGTTTGTTGACATCGGCGGTCTTGACGGCCTCGTTCACATTTCTCAGCTTTCCCATAAACGGGTGGATAATCCATCTGAAGTCGTCTCAGAAGGAGATGCTGTCAAAGTTAAGGTCCTTTCCGTTGACAGGGATAATGAACGTGTTTCCCTCTCCATTAAAGAGACCCAGCCGGGACCTTGGGAGAGCCTTGAATCTGGTCTTGCACCAGGCAAGGTGATCCAGGGTACGGTTAAACGCCTTGTTTCCTTCGGTGCGTTTGTTGAAATCGCACAAGGTGTTGAAGGGCTTGTACACATCTCAGAGATCAGCAGCCGCCACATTGGAAGTCCTGGAGAAGTGCTTTCTGAAGGTGAGAAGGTTAATGTAAAAGTGTTGGATATTGACCGGAAAGAAAAAAGAATTTCCCTCAGTATCCGTGCTGCACAGGAAGCGAAAGAACAGCAGAACATCCGTGAAAACTTCCCGAAAGAAGAAAAAGGCTTCTCGCTCGCCGATATGATCGGTGACCAGCTTAAAGGATTAAAAAAAGATTAA
- a CDS encoding YpzI family protein: MGKDRQEKKLRESHRVESDRDQSLKYSGATSLEGPEEAKRRNNQKS, translated from the coding sequence ATGGGAAAAGACCGCCAGGAAAAAAAACTCCGCGAATCACACAGAGTAGAATCGGACCGTGACCAGAGTCTGAAATATTCTGGAGCTACATCGCTGGAAGGCCCGGAAGAAGCCAAAAGAAGAAATAACCAAAAAAGCTGA
- the ypeB gene encoding germination protein YpeB — protein sequence MIRTVLIALLVLAIAGTGYWGYSEHQQKNAILIQAENNYQRAFHDLNFNVDALHDKIGETLAMNSKRQLSPTLAQVWRLTSEAHNNVGQLPLSLLPFNKTEGFLTKMGDFSYRVSLRDLEKKPLSDKEHATLKKLYANSSEIQNELRRTEALASKNNLRWMDVEMALANNKHPEDNTIIDGFKTVDKSSEGYSQTDFGPEVSNMHNAKKRNVSKLEGKNITKQEAKKLAIKFFQLKKNVRINVKETGKGSQYKAYSITMYNPDTKATTYMDVTKKGGYPLWVLQDRKVAAQKISLNDAQKEAISFLTLHMKSKMEVVSANQYDNIAVFTFVSVQDGVRIYPDSISIKVALDNGDIMGYQGTDFLTSHHDRTIPPAKINEKQARTKLNPKFKVMEKHMAIIKNDVQQEVYCYEFLGLLGDETYVIYISALNGDEEQVKKLKEGEPDYSSM from the coding sequence TTGATACGAACAGTATTAATTGCTCTTTTAGTATTAGCCATAGCGGGTACAGGGTATTGGGGATACAGTGAACACCAGCAAAAGAACGCTATCCTCATTCAGGCGGAAAATAACTATCAGCGTGCATTCCATGACTTAAACTTTAATGTAGATGCTCTGCATGACAAAATTGGGGAAACATTGGCCATGAACTCCAAGCGCCAGCTTTCACCGACACTGGCACAAGTGTGGAGGCTTACGTCAGAAGCCCATAACAATGTGGGCCAGCTGCCGCTGTCGCTGCTTCCATTTAATAAGACGGAAGGTTTTTTAACCAAGATGGGGGATTTCAGTTATCGTGTCTCACTGAGAGATCTTGAAAAGAAGCCGCTCTCGGATAAAGAACATGCCACACTCAAAAAATTGTATGCAAACTCTTCAGAAATACAGAATGAACTTCGCAGGACCGAAGCACTGGCTTCAAAAAACAACCTTCGCTGGATGGATGTTGAAATGGCGCTCGCTAACAATAAACACCCGGAGGACAATACGATTATCGATGGTTTTAAGACCGTAGACAAATCTTCAGAAGGTTATTCTCAGACGGATTTTGGTCCTGAAGTTTCGAATATGCATAATGCGAAAAAGCGAAATGTATCAAAGCTTGAAGGAAAGAACATCACGAAACAGGAGGCGAAAAAGCTCGCGATCAAGTTCTTCCAGCTCAAGAAAAATGTAAGGATTAACGTAAAGGAAACGGGAAAGGGCTCGCAATATAAAGCATATTCCATCACGATGTACAATCCTGACACAAAAGCCACAACCTACATGGATGTGACGAAAAAAGGCGGTTATCCTTTATGGGTGCTGCAAGACAGGAAAGTAGCGGCCCAGAAGATCAGCTTGAACGATGCACAGAAGGAAGCCATTTCGTTCCTTACTCTTCATATGAAAAGTAAGATGGAGGTCGTATCAGCCAACCAGTATGATAACATCGCTGTCTTCACTTTCGTAAGTGTTCAGGATGGCGTAAGGATTTATCCGGACAGCATTTCCATTAAAGTTGCTCTGGACAATGGAGATATAATGGGGTACCAGGGAACCGATTTCTTGACTTCCCATCACGACCGGACCATTCCTCCTGCAAAAATCAATGAAAAACAGGCAAGAACGAAGCTTAACCCGAAATTCAAGGTCATGGAAAAACACATGGCGATCATCAAGAATGATGTGCAGCAGGAAGTTTACTGTTATGAGTTCTTAGGTCTTCTCGGTGACGAAACATATGTAATCTACATCAGTGCACTAAACGGAGACGAAGAACAGGTTAAGAAATTGAAAGAAGGAGAACCGGATTACAGCTCCATGTAA
- a CDS encoding lysophospholipid acyltransferase family protein: MNLYKFGKAVCGAFLKSMYKIDIQGLENVPADGGILLCSNHINNFDPPLVGVAAPRDVHFMAKAELFSMPVLKTILPKINAFPVKRGMSDKQALRNGLSILKEGKVLGLFPEGTRSKTGQLGQGLAGAGFFALKSEAAVVPCAIKGEYKRGKKITIIFGKPIDFTEMREQKASAKDATNLIMLNIEKLLMDSVS, encoded by the coding sequence GTGAACCTTTACAAATTCGGTAAAGCGGTGTGCGGTGCTTTTTTGAAAAGCATGTACAAAATTGATATTCAAGGGCTTGAAAATGTACCTGCCGATGGCGGAATTCTTCTTTGCAGCAACCATATTAATAATTTTGATCCTCCGCTAGTCGGAGTGGCCGCACCACGAGATGTTCATTTTATGGCCAAAGCTGAACTGTTCAGTATGCCAGTCTTAAAGACAATCCTTCCAAAAATCAATGCGTTTCCTGTAAAGCGGGGAATGAGCGACAAACAGGCATTAAGGAATGGATTGAGCATACTGAAAGAGGGAAAAGTACTCGGGTTATTTCCTGAGGGCACGAGGAGCAAAACAGGCCAATTAGGCCAGGGGCTTGCAGGCGCGGGTTTTTTCGCTCTCAAATCAGAAGCAGCTGTCGTGCCGTGTGCCATTAAAGGCGAGTATAAACGCGGCAAAAAAATCACCATTATTTTCGGGAAGCCGATTGATTTTACAGAAATGAGAGAGCAAAAAGCTTCCGCAAAAGATGCAACAAACCTTATAATGTTAAATATAGAAAAGCTTCTTATGGATTCTGTATCGTAA